Proteins encoded together in one Rhodospirillaceae bacterium window:
- the cobG gene encoding precorrin-3B synthase, producing MVFAGDKVTDRSSHSADPADQIAGDGSNRRFACPGLFRIVPSRDGGICRIKLPRGLVTASQVRAIAETAAGFAGAVEATNRSNIQIRGVRGGCEDAVIAAVTAAGLGPRTAGADDVRNVMVSPAAGIDPAALVDVTDLADRILARLEVQSRYHALSPKFSIQIDGGESTAMLEHPNDIWFAAVDSTRFAFGFAGCPGDVGGTVGTVAADEVEATLFALLDRFLAENGKINSAGTVISRFRHLLVDQSADAIAASLPISISRHGIWQRRQPVAFGHIGQQAQRQRDLCWLGAVPPVGRLSARMLHGLADLADNVSGSEIRMTPWQSVFLPNVALTSAASALGQLAALGFVVKSDRAFAGLVTCAGSAGCKSGFADTKSDALALGNFLDACKVEVVGLHLTGCGKSCAAPRTAPVTLLGISPGHYDVFLRSDAEKAGFGKLVGRNLTIEQAGSFLADKFSRVPE from the coding sequence ATGGTTTTTGCCGGTGACAAAGTGACCGACCGCTCGTCCCATAGCGCGGATCCAGCAGATCAGATTGCGGGCGATGGCTCCAATCGCCGCTTTGCCTGCCCGGGCCTCTTCCGCATCGTGCCGTCGCGCGACGGCGGCATCTGCCGCATCAAGCTGCCGCGCGGGTTGGTAACTGCGTCGCAGGTGCGAGCGATCGCGGAGACGGCAGCAGGGTTCGCCGGCGCGGTCGAAGCCACCAACCGCAGCAACATCCAGATCCGTGGCGTGCGGGGAGGCTGCGAGGACGCGGTAATTGCCGCCGTCACCGCCGCCGGTCTTGGTCCGCGCACAGCAGGTGCCGACGACGTGCGCAATGTGATGGTCAGTCCCGCGGCCGGCATTGACCCTGCGGCGCTGGTCGATGTGACGGACCTTGCCGACCGCATCCTCGCGCGCCTTGAAGTACAATCAAGATACCACGCCCTCTCCCCGAAATTCTCGATCCAGATCGATGGCGGCGAAAGCACTGCCATGCTGGAACATCCCAACGACATCTGGTTTGCCGCCGTCGATAGCACACGCTTTGCATTCGGCTTTGCCGGCTGTCCGGGCGATGTGGGCGGCACAGTCGGGACCGTTGCTGCCGATGAGGTGGAAGCCACGCTCTTCGCCCTCCTCGACCGCTTCCTTGCCGAGAACGGCAAGATCAACAGCGCCGGCACGGTAATCAGCCGCTTCCGTCACCTGCTGGTCGACCAGTCAGCAGACGCGATCGCTGCGAGCCTGCCCATCTCGATATCGCGCCACGGGATCTGGCAGCGCAGGCAGCCGGTCGCCTTCGGTCATATCGGCCAACAGGCGCAGCGGCAGAGGGATCTGTGCTGGCTGGGCGCCGTGCCGCCTGTGGGTCGGCTGAGCGCCAGGATGCTGCACGGACTTGCCGACCTTGCCGATAACGTGTCGGGCAGCGAGATCCGCATGACACCTTGGCAGAGCGTATTTCTGCCGAACGTCGCCTTGACCAGCGCGGCAAGCGCCTTGGGGCAATTGGCAGCACTCGGCTTTGTCGTCAAAAGCGATCGGGCCTTCGCCGGCCTTGTCACCTGTGCGGGTAGCGCTGGGTGCAAATCCGGTTTCGCCGATACCAAATCGGATGCACTAGCGCTCGGCAATTTTCTGGATGCGTGCAAGGTCGAGGTAGTCGGCTTGCACCTGACCGGCTGCGGCAAATCCTGCGCAGCGCCCCGCACCGCCCCGGTGACCCTGCTGGGGATTTCGCCCGGCCATTATGACGTCTTTCTGCGCAGCGACGCGGAAAAGGCGGGTTTCGGCAAGCTTGTCGGTCGCAATCTCACTATCGAACAGGCAGGCAGCTTTCTGGCCGACAAATTCTCGCGAGTTCCGGAGTAG
- a CDS encoding precorrin-8X methylmutase, producing the protein MINYERDGQEIYRQSFSIIRAEAKLDGIPADLEKLAVRVAHASGMVDVIQDLRFSEGAGTAGRKALAEGAPILADCRMVAEGVTRARLPMKNEVICTLYDPRVPQMAQDIGNTRSAAALEFWRDRMAGSVVAIGNAPTVLFRLLEMLDDGAPKPALILGFPVGFVGAAESKDMLAADSRGVPFVIVRGRRGGSAMAAAAVNALATEKE; encoded by the coding sequence ATGATCAATTATGAGCGCGATGGACAGGAAATCTACCGCCAGTCCTTCTCCATTATCCGCGCCGAAGCGAAGCTGGATGGAATCCCAGCCGATCTCGAGAAGCTCGCCGTCCGCGTGGCGCATGCCTCCGGCATGGTCGATGTGATCCAGGATTTGCGCTTCTCGGAAGGCGCTGGTACCGCCGGGCGCAAGGCATTGGCCGAGGGGGCACCTATCCTCGCCGATTGCCGCATGGTGGCGGAAGGTGTGACGCGCGCGCGCCTGCCCATGAAGAATGAAGTCATCTGCACGCTCTACGATCCGCGCGTGCCGCAGATGGCGCAGGATATCGGCAATACCCGTTCGGCCGCGGCGCTCGAATTCTGGCGTGACCGGATGGCCGGCAGCGTCGTCGCCATCGGCAATGCGCCCACAGTGCTGTTCCGCCTCCTCGAAATGCTGGACGACGGCGCGCCGAAGCCGGCCCTCATTCTGGGCTTTCCGGTGGGCTTCGTGGGTGCTGCAGAATCGAAGGACATGCTGGCCGCTGACAGTCGCGGCGTCCCCTTTGTAATCGTGCGTGGCCGCCGCGGCGGCAGCGCCATGGCGGCAGCCGCCGTCAATGCCCTGGCAACGGAGAAAGAATGA